The Methanomethylovorans hollandica DSM 15978 genome includes a region encoding these proteins:
- a CDS encoding NADH-quinone oxidoreductase subunit K: MNNTLLSLTIAILFGIGTFLILRRDIVKVIIGLSIMSHAVNLLIVSVGVFSGKDVPIITQHEVESTNTIFSDSLQSGVLAPLLNGTETTQFVDPLVQALVLTAIVISLATTAVIIILAYRIHEEYGTTDIQKLKRLWG, translated from the coding sequence ATGAATAACACATTGCTATCCCTTACTATAGCTATACTTTTCGGGATAGGTACTTTTCTTATCCTGCGCAGAGACATTGTAAAAGTCATCATCGGCTTGAGCATAATGTCCCATGCAGTGAACTTGCTCATAGTATCTGTAGGAGTATTCAGCGGTAAAGATGTACCAATAATCACTCAGCATGAAGTGGAGTCTACAAACACAATTTTCAGTGATTCTCTGCAAAGTGGTGTGCTTGCCCCTTTATTGAACGGAACTGAAACTACGCAGTTCGTGGACCCGCTGGTGCAGGCCCTGGTATTGACGGCTATCGTCATCAGCCTTGCAACAACAGCCGTGATTATTATACTTGCATATCGTATTCATGAAGAATATGGTACCACTGATATACAAAAACTAAAGAGGTTGTGGGGATGA
- a CDS encoding proton-conducting transporter transmembrane domain-containing protein, whose product MSSMIHHFPILLIAIPILTAALTMMLRSRSKLQAGLSVLASFSLVIISLLLLIEVWRSGIQVYEVGEWGKYGIMLVADLLSAGMVVMSAGVSFLSLIYSLDYIEKRSLPTYYPLFNLLIAGLHGSFLTGDIFNLFVFFEVLLLSSCGLVMALEKGGVTKSSDKLEATFKYLILNMLGSFLMLIAVSALYATTGTLNMADISVKLSAMQAAGNLPWHVFAIGLLFIVVFGNKAAIFPLHYWLPDVHPTAPSPISAMLSGVLIKVGVYGMLRVFFYIFTDLLGMFQPIIIVLALFTIGIGAASAVAQTDVKRLLAYSSVSQIGYVFLGIGFGSAGAIAASLVYLVNHAIAKSLLFLTSGGIIHHAGTRDMSKMGGMANSSPFMAAAFLIGSMSIAGLPPMGGFISKFSLFDAGLIGQHYTEIAIALLFAVFSLFYMFRAWLLMFWGEKRDVKIHGEYSQHGSSPLIYLPIAILALTVLVLGLYAEPLFSLAQATAVQILDPQPYIDAVMTRVVR is encoded by the coding sequence ATGAGTTCGATGATCCATCATTTCCCTATTCTGCTTATAGCAATACCCATACTTACAGCGGCTCTCACAATGATGCTGCGCTCAAGGTCGAAGCTGCAGGCGGGACTGAGCGTCCTTGCATCATTTTCACTTGTAATTATAAGCTTGTTGTTGCTGATAGAAGTATGGAGATCAGGGATACAAGTCTATGAAGTTGGGGAATGGGGCAAATATGGGATCATGCTTGTGGCAGATCTGCTCAGTGCAGGCATGGTGGTAATGAGTGCAGGCGTGTCTTTCCTTTCACTCATATATTCCCTGGACTACATTGAGAAACGTTCATTGCCCACATATTATCCCCTGTTCAACCTGCTGATAGCCGGTTTGCATGGTTCCTTCCTTACAGGGGACATTTTCAACCTGTTCGTTTTCTTTGAAGTACTATTACTCTCATCCTGTGGACTTGTAATGGCACTTGAAAAGGGTGGAGTTACAAAAAGTTCAGACAAGCTGGAAGCAACGTTCAAATACCTTATTCTGAACATGCTAGGCTCTTTCCTTATGCTGATAGCTGTTTCAGCTTTATATGCAACCACAGGTACCCTGAACATGGCAGATATATCGGTGAAACTTAGCGCCATGCAGGCAGCGGGCAATCTTCCCTGGCATGTGTTTGCCATAGGTCTTCTGTTTATAGTTGTATTTGGTAACAAGGCAGCCATATTCCCATTACATTACTGGCTACCCGATGTGCATCCCACAGCACCTTCCCCTATAAGCGCCATGCTAAGTGGCGTACTTATAAAGGTAGGAGTGTACGGCATGCTCAGAGTATTCTTCTACATATTTACAGACTTACTGGGCATGTTCCAGCCCATAATAATAGTGCTTGCATTGTTCACAATAGGCATCGGAGCTGCATCGGCAGTTGCACAGACAGATGTAAAGAGATTGCTGGCTTATTCCAGTGTTAGTCAGATAGGCTATGTGTTCTTAGGTATTGGTTTCGGAAGTGCGGGAGCCATCGCAGCATCCCTTGTGTACCTGGTCAATCATGCTATCGCAAAATCATTGTTGTTCCTTACTTCAGGAGGTATCATACATCATGCAGGTACTCGCGATATGAGCAAGATGGGAGGTATGGCCAATAGTTCTCCTTTCATGGCCGCAGCTTTCCTGATAGGCAGCATGTCGATAGCGGGACTGCCTCCCATGGGAGGTTTCATCTCCAAGTTTTCCCTGTTCGATGCTGGTCTTATTGGACAACACTACACAGAAATTGCAATTGCGCTGCTGTTCGCTGTATTTTCGCTGTTCTATATGTTCAGGGCATGGTTGCTTATGTTCTGGGGTGAGAAAAGAGATGTAAAGATACATGGAGAATACTCACAGCACGGTAGCTCTCCCCTGATATATCTGCCAATTGCCATTCTGGCCCTGACGGTTCTGGTCCTGGGCCTTTATGCAGAACCTTTGTTTTCCCTGGCTCAGGCAACTGCAGTGCAGATACTTGACCCCCAGCCATACATAGATGCTGTAATGACAAGGGTGGTAAGATGA
- a CDS encoding Na+/H+ antiporter subunit E, translating into MKKYIPLAAIFGVIWCLIHGTIDLNNFIFGFLLGLLTIRPFRFLYKPEENFKLLSPPNRIISIIRYFMVLIKEIIKANIVVAKVVTKPKIDIKPGIIAVPIRCKTDLGITGIANTITLTPGTITVDISDDHSMLYVHCLDASDPAAVCASIRDDLEKYILEAFE; encoded by the coding sequence ATGAAAAAATACATTCCTCTGGCAGCTATATTTGGAGTGATATGGTGCTTAATTCATGGCACTATCGATCTGAATAACTTTATATTTGGTTTCCTGCTCGGCCTGCTTACCATAAGGCCTTTCAGATTCCTTTACAAGCCTGAAGAGAACTTCAAATTATTATCTCCGCCAAACCGTATAATTTCGATCATAAGGTATTTTATGGTCCTTATTAAGGAGATAATTAAAGCCAACATAGTGGTGGCTAAGGTCGTAACAAAACCAAAGATAGATATAAAACCGGGAATCATTGCAGTTCCCATCAGATGCAAGACCGATCTGGGCATCACCGGGATCGCAAATACAATAACCCTCACCCCAGGTACAATTACGGTAGATATATCAGATGACCATTCAATGCTCTATGTGCACTGCCTCGATGCATCTGATCCTGCAGCCGTATGTGCATCTATACGTGATGATCTTGAAAAATATATACTGGAGGCTTTCGAATGA
- a CDS encoding cation:proton antiporter: protein MISLLDFSLIFMVLAFIPCMYRIIKGPTIPDRVVALDAMTTVIIVMLGAYSYDKGSAFFMDVALVLAVISFVGTVTISKYLDEGVVL from the coding sequence ATGATCAGTTTACTGGATTTCTCCCTGATATTCATGGTGCTTGCATTCATACCATGCATGTATCGTATAATCAAAGGCCCCACTATCCCTGACAGGGTAGTGGCCCTGGATGCCATGACAACTGTGATAATAGTCATGCTTGGGGCCTATTCTTACGATAAAGGCTCAGCCTTTTTCATGGACGTAGCCCTGGTGCTGGCAGTGATATCTTTCGTAGGTACTGTGACCATTTCAAAATACCTTGATGAAGGAGTGGTCTTATGA
- the mnhG gene encoding monovalent cation/H(+) antiporter subunit G, whose product MSIVGIFSMIMNILSDIVLLIGLVFVFLGMLGLMRMPDVYNRLHTTSKIGTVGAFGVMLSILMRAGFTPIGIKAITVGLFLLLTAPIAAHMITRAAHRHGVGLCKESVIDEYGKACERCKK is encoded by the coding sequence ATGAGCATAGTAGGTATATTCAGCATGATAATGAACATCCTGAGCGACATAGTGCTGCTGATAGGCCTAGTTTTCGTATTCCTTGGTATGCTGGGCCTGATGCGCATGCCTGACGTGTACAACCGTCTGCATACGACTTCCAAGATAGGTACGGTCGGAGCCTTCGGAGTAATGCTGAGCATCCTCATGAGAGCAGGTTTCACACCTATAGGTATCAAAGCTATTACCGTGGGTCTGTTCTTACTCCTTACAGCTCCTATTGCAGCTCACATGATCACAAGAGCAGCGCACAGGCATGGAGTAGGATTATGTAAGGAATCTGTTATAGATGAGTATGGAAAAGCATGCGAGAGATGTAAAAAGTAA
- a CDS encoding RuBisCO large subunit C-terminal-like domain-containing protein encodes MLKEYIDIGYVPDETDFVCEYHLEPALRVSFEEACNHLAGECSIGKWSDIALLNPKLAQKLKPHVFHIDKKKHVVRVSYPQDLFEFCSVSHIISTVAGRILNSNMISRLKLHDIIFPPDPVNELWGPKYGVGGIRDLTGVYDRPLVNAAVRPKVGLDPATHAKVAYDLFVGGCDMVKDDENLTDQKFNRFEKRAELTFEAREDAEEETGEKKMYMCNITAPTCEEMIRRANFISNIGGHYVMIDAVPTGWSSVQTLRDVTEELGLAIHAQIQGHNTFTGMEDHSISLYLITKLARLAGLDQLYIGDIDKHFHEKKKELMALHDCCVMDKVKGNEKMHILPQNWDGIKPMFPVVSGGYVPALIPELMNVFDKDVIIDCNSGIYSHPMGCAAGAKSCRQVIEAVLAGVSLEEYAKSHTELQAAFNDKG; translated from the coding sequence ATGTTAAAAGAGTACATTGACATTGGATATGTTCCTGATGAAACCGATTTTGTATGTGAATATCATCTGGAACCTGCGCTGCGAGTTAGTTTCGAGGAAGCCTGTAACCATCTGGCCGGAGAATGTTCCATTGGAAAGTGGAGTGATATTGCTCTGCTGAACCCTAAACTTGCACAGAAATTAAAACCCCATGTGTTCCACATAGATAAAAAGAAACATGTTGTCAGAGTTTCATATCCCCAGGACCTGTTCGAGTTCTGCTCGGTGTCTCATATCATCAGTACAGTTGCAGGCAGAATACTGAATAGTAATATGATAAGCAGATTAAAGCTGCATGATATTATCTTTCCGCCAGACCCTGTGAACGAACTCTGGGGACCAAAGTACGGTGTGGGAGGAATAAGAGATCTTACAGGTGTTTATGATCGCCCCCTGGTGAATGCTGCTGTAAGGCCAAAGGTTGGACTTGATCCGGCAACACATGCAAAGGTCGCATATGATCTTTTTGTAGGGGGCTGTGATATGGTAAAAGACGACGAAAACCTGACCGATCAGAAGTTCAACAGGTTCGAAAAACGTGCAGAACTCACATTCGAGGCCCGGGAAGATGCAGAAGAGGAAACCGGAGAGAAAAAGATGTATATGTGCAACATCACTGCTCCCACATGTGAAGAGATGATAAGGAGAGCAAATTTTATAAGCAATATAGGTGGGCATTATGTAATGATAGATGCAGTGCCCACAGGCTGGAGCTCGGTGCAGACATTGCGTGATGTCACTGAAGAACTCGGACTTGCCATACATGCACAGATTCAGGGACATAATACCTTTACGGGTATGGAAGATCATAGTATCAGCCTGTATCTGATAACCAAGCTTGCCCGTCTTGCAGGGCTTGACCAGCTTTATATCGGTGACATTGACAAGCATTTCCATGAAAAGAAAAAAGAATTAATGGCACTGCATGATTGTTGTGTTATGGATAAAGTAAAAGGAAATGAAAAGATGCACATTCTCCCTCAGAACTGGGATGGGATAAAGCCTATGTTCCCTGTTGTTTCAGGCGGGTACGTACCTGCATTGATACCGGAGCTTATGAATGTATTTGACAAAGATGTTATAATAGATTGCAACAGTGGTATATATTCACATCCAATGGGCTGCGCTGCCGGTGCAAAATCTTGCCGGCAGGTTATTGAGGCAGTACTTGCCGGCGTGTCTCTGGAAGAATATGCAAAGAGCCATACAGAACTACAAGCTGCCTTTAACGATAAAGGATGA
- a CDS encoding L-threonylcarbamoyladenylate synthase, which produces MKHHTKIFNINPENFSDVIEECAEIICRGGTVAIPTETVYGLSANALDPVAVNGIFHAKGRPADNPLIVHVASVQQLDKLVLEIPAKALSLMEAFWPGPLTLILKRTCIVPDITTGGLDTVAVRMPADIVAQELIRVSGKPLAAPSANTSGRPSPTTAAHVLHDLEGRIDAVIDAGNTCIGVESTVIDMSGKKPAILRPGYIPASRIEEIIGEVEIGYNDNVTETEGVIRSPGMKYTHYAPNATVLLLEGAHDLVQDKIREMYTDFTCRGARVGLLVTNAGLLSLTNDMFYLGSKDEPEEVARNLFLGLRALDERRVNIILADGSFTHEGVGAAVMNRLRKASEMIIRL; this is translated from the coding sequence ATGAAACACCATACAAAGATCTTTAACATAAATCCTGAGAACTTCTCAGATGTTATAGAAGAATGTGCTGAAATTATCTGCAGAGGCGGAACTGTGGCCATACCTACGGAAACCGTGTATGGCCTGAGTGCCAACGCACTTGATCCGGTAGCTGTAAACGGAATATTCCATGCAAAAGGTCGCCCGGCAGATAATCCGCTGATCGTGCATGTGGCATCTGTGCAACAATTAGACAAATTAGTATTAGAGATCCCTGCAAAGGCTTTGTCCCTGATGGAGGCTTTCTGGCCCGGACCATTGACACTTATTCTGAAAAGGACTTGTATTGTTCCGGACATAACTACGGGCGGGCTGGATACGGTTGCTGTGAGAATGCCAGCCGATATTGTAGCACAGGAACTGATACGTGTATCCGGCAAACCTCTGGCAGCACCCAGTGCCAACACTTCAGGCAGACCAAGCCCCACCACCGCAGCTCATGTGCTGCATGATCTGGAAGGAAGAATAGATGCAGTGATAGATGCAGGAAATACATGCATAGGAGTGGAATCCACAGTTATCGATATGAGCGGAAAGAAACCTGCCATTTTGAGACCTGGATATATACCCGCGAGCAGGATCGAAGAGATCATAGGAGAAGTGGAGATCGGTTATAATGACAATGTGACAGAAACTGAGGGTGTAATCAGGTCTCCGGGCATGAAATACACACATTATGCTCCAAACGCCACTGTACTGCTTCTGGAAGGGGCCCATGATCTTGTACAGGATAAGATCCGCGAAATGTATACTGATTTTACCTGCAGGGGAGCCAGAGTGGGCTTGCTTGTTACCAATGCTGGTCTTTTGTCCCTTACAAACGATATGTTCTATCTTGGAAGCAAAGATGAACCTGAAGAAGTAGCCAGAAACCTTTTCCTAGGTTTACGTGCGCTGGATGAAAGAAGAGTGAACATCATACTTGCAGATGGATCTTTTACTCATGAAGGTGTTGGTGCAGCTGTAATGAACAGGCTGAGGAAAGCCTCTGAAATGATAATCAGACTATAG
- a CDS encoding DNA polymerase II large subunit yields MGEIIASESMWEYFHWLEAKLKQEMDIANKARERGRDPKPFVEIPLAKDLADRVENLIGVQGVAQRIRELETTMSREEAALALGRDVAVGTVGNFEDRKKAIEAAIRVSMAVITEGVVAAPIEGIDRVDLGKNDDGTEYIRILYAGPIRSAGGTAQALSVLVGDYVRRSVGIDRYKPRKEEVERYVEEILLYRRVANLQYTPSESEIKLIVENCPICIDGEPTEEEEVEGHRNLERVETNRVRGGMALVLAEGLALKAPKVLKHVKKLQMDGWDWLETLIAGTKISGSEEEQTAGVKPKDKYLRDLIAGRPVFSHPSRPGGFRLRYGRSRNTSFAAAGINPASMVILDDFIAPGTQLKVERPGKAAGMAPVDSIEGPTVRLRCGDVVRIDDVEEAHRLHPEVEYIIDIGEILINYGDFLENNHVLIPSPYCFEWWLQDYSLATAEDGSAKPELKHPSQEAALEMCEKHNVPLHPDFTYLWHDITANEFVRLAEFIEEHGSLNKACSVLSLPLKESADSGIKVILENMLVMHRVLEGNILIMQPLPLIRCLGLGAKLHRRWSVLEAETGLEAVNVVSGLLVRARAPSRIGARMGRPEKSDRRMMSPAPHALFPIGETGGNTRKLEDAASYKESVNGKVGLIRVEIGSRICPACGMDSYEFRCECGEFTVPKLSCPRCGISVNRETCPKCGVNTTCARMQQLDFKKIYQRAFEKLGERESNIDAIKGVKRMMSRNMTPEPLEKGILRAKHELYTFKDGTVRYDMSDIPLTHIRADELGVQVEKLLEIGYSEDVYGKPLISGDQVVCLKVQDIVVSYDCAGYLLKISRYVDDLLSQYYHLEPYYNAQSIEDLVGTLVMGLAPHTSAGVLGRLVGFTRAAVGYAHPFFHAAKRRNCDGDEDCVMLLMDGLINFSREYLPDRRGGKMDAPLVLTTLLDPSEVDKEAHNIDVCAHYPPEFYEATLEYTNPKELESKMDLVSSRLGTPLQYDHFMFTHDTSDIAGGPPVSAYKTLGSMVEKMDAQLALADKIRAVDASDVAERVLVSHFLPDLFGNLRAFSRQSTRCIKCEGKFRRPPLTGVCPKCGGRVILTVHEGSVKKYLEVSKKVAIDYNVSAYTKQRIELVGLDIKSLFNNDKSKQTGLSEFM; encoded by the coding sequence ATGGGAGAGATAATTGCAAGTGAATCAATGTGGGAGTACTTCCACTGGCTTGAAGCAAAGCTGAAACAGGAAATGGACATAGCTAACAAGGCCAGAGAACGAGGGCGTGATCCAAAGCCCTTTGTGGAGATACCACTTGCAAAGGACCTGGCTGATCGGGTAGAGAACCTCATCGGCGTACAGGGTGTAGCTCAGCGTATCAGGGAACTGGAAACGACCATGTCCCGTGAGGAAGCTGCACTTGCTCTCGGAAGAGATGTGGCTGTAGGTACTGTTGGTAATTTTGAAGACAGGAAAAAAGCCATAGAGGCTGCTATCCGGGTATCCATGGCAGTGATTACGGAAGGTGTGGTGGCAGCCCCCATTGAAGGTATTGATAGGGTAGACCTGGGGAAGAACGATGACGGTACGGAGTATATCCGCATCCTGTATGCCGGTCCCATACGTAGTGCAGGTGGTACTGCCCAGGCCCTTTCTGTGCTGGTAGGCGATTATGTCCGCAGGAGCGTAGGCATCGACAGATACAAGCCACGAAAAGAAGAGGTAGAACGATATGTTGAGGAAATATTGCTTTACAGAAGGGTGGCAAACTTGCAATACACGCCTTCGGAATCAGAGATCAAGCTGATAGTAGAGAACTGTCCCATTTGCATAGATGGTGAGCCCACCGAAGAAGAGGAAGTTGAGGGGCACAGGAATCTGGAGAGAGTAGAAACAAATCGTGTCAGAGGAGGCATGGCCCTTGTGCTTGCAGAGGGACTGGCCCTGAAAGCCCCAAAGGTCCTGAAACACGTAAAAAAGCTACAGATGGATGGATGGGACTGGCTGGAAACCCTCATAGCAGGTACCAAGATCAGTGGGAGTGAAGAGGAACAAACTGCAGGTGTAAAGCCCAAAGATAAATATCTGAGAGATCTTATAGCCGGAAGACCGGTATTCTCCCATCCTTCAAGGCCTGGGGGGTTCAGGCTAAGGTATGGAAGGTCCCGTAATACTTCTTTTGCTGCTGCTGGCATCAATCCGGCCAGTATGGTGATCCTGGATGATTTCATTGCTCCCGGCACTCAGCTTAAAGTGGAAAGGCCTGGGAAAGCTGCAGGTATGGCTCCTGTAGATTCCATAGAAGGCCCCACAGTAAGGCTGAGATGCGGTGATGTTGTCAGGATCGACGATGTAGAAGAAGCTCATAGATTGCACCCGGAAGTTGAATATATCATCGATATAGGTGAAATATTGATCAATTATGGTGACTTTCTTGAAAATAACCATGTATTGATACCTTCACCATATTGTTTTGAGTGGTGGTTACAGGATTATTCTCTTGCTACCGCTGAAGACGGATCAGCTAAGCCGGAACTGAAGCATCCCTCCCAGGAAGCTGCCCTGGAAATGTGTGAGAAACACAACGTCCCTCTTCATCCCGATTTCACTTACTTGTGGCATGATATAACTGCTAATGAATTTGTAAGATTAGCAGAGTTCATCGAAGAACATGGGTCTTTGAATAAAGCGTGCTCGGTTTTATCGTTGCCCCTTAAAGAAAGTGCTGATAGTGGGATAAAGGTCATTCTTGAAAACATGCTGGTCATGCACAGGGTACTTGAAGGAAATATCCTGATCATGCAGCCTCTTCCTCTGATCCGCTGCCTGGGCCTGGGAGCTAAACTTCACAGAAGGTGGTCAGTTCTTGAAGCAGAGACAGGCCTTGAAGCTGTCAATGTGGTCAGTGGACTGCTTGTGCGGGCACGTGCTCCTTCCAGGATCGGGGCACGCATGGGAAGACCTGAAAAATCGGACAGGAGAATGATGTCACCTGCACCACATGCACTGTTCCCTATTGGGGAAACCGGTGGAAATACCCGTAAGCTTGAGGATGCTGCCAGCTACAAGGAATCTGTAAACGGAAAAGTGGGGCTTATACGAGTGGAGATCGGCTCAAGGATATGTCCTGCATGTGGCATGGACTCTTACGAGTTCAGATGTGAATGTGGTGAATTTACCGTTCCCAAGCTTTCCTGTCCGAGGTGCGGCATTTCGGTTAACAGAGAAACATGCCCTAAATGCGGGGTGAACACTACATGTGCCCGCATGCAGCAACTGGATTTCAAGAAAATATATCAGCGGGCCTTTGAGAAACTTGGTGAACGTGAATCGAATATTGATGCCATCAAAGGTGTCAAAAGGATGATGTCTCGCAATATGACCCCGGAACCTCTTGAAAAAGGCATTCTGCGTGCCAAGCATGAATTGTATACTTTTAAGGACGGTACTGTAAGATATGATATGTCGGATATACCTCTTACACACATAAGAGCGGATGAGCTGGGCGTACAAGTGGAAAAACTGCTGGAAATAGGTTATTCAGAAGATGTATATGGAAAACCACTTATCAGCGGAGATCAGGTGGTATGCCTTAAAGTTCAGGATATTGTCGTTTCATATGATTGTGCTGGATATCTTTTAAAAATAAGCCGATATGTAGACGATCTTTTATCCCAGTATTACCATCTTGAACCTTATTATAATGCTCAGAGCATCGAGGACCTTGTGGGCACACTTGTCATGGGGCTTGCACCCCATACATCCGCAGGTGTTCTGGGGAGACTTGTGGGTTTCACCAGGGCTGCGGTGGGTTATGCTCATCCTTTCTTCCATGCGGCAAAAAGACGTAACTGCGACGGTGATGAGGATTGTGTAATGCTGCTCATGGATGGACTTATCAATTTCTCAAGGGAATATCTGCCGGACAGAAGAGGTGGAAAGATGGACGCACCGCTTGTACTTACCACTCTCCTGGACCCGAGCGAGGTGGACAAGGAAGCTCACAATATAGATGTATGTGCCCATTATCCTCCTGAGTTCTATGAAGCTACTTTGGAATACACGAACCCAAAGGAACTGGAAAGTAAAATGGACCTTGTCAGCAGTCGCCTGGGTACTCCCCTGCAGTACGACCATTTCATGTTTACCCATGATACTTCTGACATAGCTGGAGGGCCGCCTGTAAGTGCTTATAAGACCCTTGGCAGCATGGTCGAAAAAATGGATGCTCAGCTGGCCCTGGCAGATAAGATAAGGGCTGTTGATGCATCTGATGTTGCTGAAAGGGTTCTGGTGTCGCATTTCCTGCCGGACCTGTTTGGCAATCTGAGGGCCTTTTCCAGGCAGAGCACACGTTGCATCAAGTGCGAGGGAAAATTCCGAAGGCCACCACTTACAGGTGTATGTCCTAAATGCGGAGGCCGTGTAATATTGACAGTGCATGAAGGCTCTGTGAAAAAATATCTGGAAGTGTCTAAAAAGGTAGCTATAGATTACAATGTTTCAGCTTATACCAAACAGCGTATTGAACTTGTAGGCCTTGATATTAAGTCTCTCTTTAATAATGACAAATCAAAGCAGACAGGTCTTTCAGAGTTTATGTGA
- the mmp10 gene encoding methyl coenzyme M reductase-arginine methyltransferase Mmp10 (Mmp10 (methanogenesis marker protein 10) is a cobalamin-requiring radical SAM methyltransferase that creates the methylarginine modification to methyl coenzyme M reductase.): MEIVADVGGSPGIDCNGFCTYCYFKKVKEIPPFGCKYCFPFHKGCDYCTRGVRESYTGFKPMQFVLHSLSDSIRFRANEIEKITISGGGDVSCYPQLRDLVAVLSQLRKPIHLGYTSGKGFNSPNDAEFFIQHGVAEVSFTVFSTDPQLRADHMRDPNPKASLQVLKDFSRHCDVYAAIVLIPGVNDGEELWKTLADLQDMGAKGAILMRFANCREEGLILGNGPVLDGFKTHTIDEFTNIVMEAASRYSMRITGTPLEDPLIGCPFALRNDEQAMSQLPEIRKQATLITSKAAVSRLAEIFDRLGSFVNVVPVNKDIGCLITIEDLNDLDLGNVKETVLIPGRAFVHDPEAKAALSRDGIDRFVRRGPEMLSYDGEMSISMTREAVIAFEVEQFTELINQINAFGLPIK, encoded by the coding sequence ATGGAAATTGTAGCCGATGTTGGTGGCAGTCCGGGCATAGACTGCAATGGGTTCTGCACATATTGTTACTTTAAAAAAGTAAAAGAGATACCACCCTTCGGGTGCAAATATTGTTTTCCTTTTCATAAAGGGTGTGATTACTGTACCAGAGGAGTGAGGGAATCATACACTGGTTTTAAACCCATGCAGTTTGTTCTTCACAGCCTGTCAGACAGCATCAGGTTCAGAGCCAACGAGATAGAAAAGATCACCATTAGCGGAGGAGGTGATGTAAGCTGCTATCCTCAATTGCGAGATCTCGTAGCTGTTCTTTCCCAGCTTAGAAAACCAATTCATCTGGGCTACACCAGCGGCAAAGGTTTCAATTCTCCAAATGATGCAGAGTTCTTTATACAACATGGTGTTGCAGAAGTGTCCTTTACTGTCTTTTCTACAGACCCACAACTTCGGGCAGATCATATGCGTGATCCCAACCCTAAAGCATCCCTGCAGGTGCTGAAGGATTTCAGCAGGCATTGTGATGTCTATGCTGCCATTGTGCTCATACCCGGTGTAAATGACGGCGAAGAGTTATGGAAAACACTTGCAGATCTGCAGGACATGGGGGCAAAAGGTGCCATACTCATGCGTTTTGCAAACTGCAGGGAAGAAGGACTTATTTTGGGTAATGGCCCTGTACTGGACGGTTTCAAGACGCATACAATAGATGAATTCACGAACATTGTCATGGAAGCTGCTTCAAGATATAGCATGAGGATAACCGGAACTCCTCTGGAAGACCCCCTCATAGGCTGCCCCTTTGCACTGCGCAATGATGAGCAGGCCATGTCCCAGCTTCCTGAAATAAGAAAGCAGGCAACACTTATCACCAGTAAAGCAGCAGTTTCAAGACTTGCAGAGATCTTTGACAGGCTGGGGAGCTTTGTGAACGTGGTACCTGTTAACAAGGATATTGGTTGCCTTATAACCATAGAAGACCTTAATGATCTTGACCTGGGGAATGTCAAAGAAACAGTCCTTATCCCGGGAAGGGCATTCGTACATGATCCTGAAGCAAAGGCAGCATTATCCAGGGACGGCATTGACAGGTTCGTGCGCAGAGGGCCCGAGATGCTCAGCTATGACGGGGAAATGTCCATAAGCATGACCCGGGAAGCAGTGATAGCCTTTGAGGTCGAACAGTTCACAGAGCTGATCAACCAGATAAATGCCTTTGGTCTGCCGATCAAATAA